Proteins encoded within one genomic window of Variovorax sp. OAS795:
- a CDS encoding ABC transporter substrate-binding protein yields the protein MTDLIFSKASRRNWLKQGAAFSLAATGALRAWAQPQAALVLGDQAGGLRALFEASKALEAAPFAYKWANFQGAAPLFEAQRSAAVDTAVAGDLPVLAAAVGRTPLKIVATRVGKADALGIVVQPDSPLQKVADLRGKTVIVSSARGSISQYQLYGALEEAGVRRDEVTVKFVLPTDAAAAFASKQIDAWAVFDPYYTIALQQGGRILRDGRGINTALGFITASEPSLADPTKRAAIVQFLDRLARAGEWALANPEAYAQAYSQLTRLPIESARIITARASVTGRPVSEADIVALQTVADRSARDGILPVRVDVRAITDAQVWKRPA from the coding sequence ATGACCGACCTGATCTTTTCGAAGGCCTCGCGCCGCAACTGGCTCAAGCAGGGCGCCGCCTTCTCCCTCGCCGCCACTGGCGCGCTGCGCGCATGGGCGCAGCCGCAGGCCGCGCTGGTGCTCGGCGACCAGGCGGGCGGCTTGCGCGCGCTGTTCGAGGCATCGAAGGCACTCGAGGCTGCGCCCTTTGCCTACAAGTGGGCCAACTTCCAGGGTGCGGCGCCGCTCTTCGAGGCGCAGCGCAGCGCGGCAGTCGACACGGCCGTGGCCGGCGACCTCCCGGTGCTGGCCGCGGCTGTCGGCCGCACGCCGCTCAAGATCGTCGCCACGCGCGTGGGCAAGGCCGATGCGCTCGGCATCGTGGTGCAACCCGATTCCCCGTTGCAGAAGGTGGCCGACCTGCGCGGCAAGACCGTGATCGTGTCGTCCGCGCGCGGCAGCATCTCGCAGTACCAGCTCTACGGCGCGCTCGAAGAAGCCGGCGTGCGGCGCGACGAGGTCACGGTGAAATTCGTGCTGCCGACCGATGCGGCCGCAGCCTTCGCCTCGAAGCAGATCGATGCCTGGGCCGTCTTCGATCCCTACTACACGATCGCGCTGCAGCAGGGCGGGCGCATCCTGCGCGACGGGCGCGGCATCAACACGGCGCTGGGCTTCATCACCGCCAGCGAGCCGTCGCTGGCCGACCCGACCAAGCGCGCGGCCATCGTGCAGTTCCTGGACCGGCTCGCGCGCGCCGGCGAATGGGCGCTGGCCAATCCGGAGGCCTATGCGCAGGCCTACAGCCAGCTCACGCGCCTGCCGATCGAATCGGCCCGGATCATCACGGCGCGCGCCTCGGTCACGGGCCGTCCGGTGTCCGAGGCCGACATCGTCGCCCTGCAGACGGTGGCCGACCGATCGGCGCGCGACGGCATCCTGCCGGTGCGCGTGGACGTGCGCGCCATCACCGACGCGCAGGTCTGGAAACGGCCGGCGTGA
- a CDS encoding acyl-CoA dehydrogenase family protein, translating to MSALPLRRPPATKEHPAPAAVDAVDVALLARLSAQFAATAADHDRSAAFPRPNFEALQSHGLVGLVAPAAYGGQGATLATARRVIAAVARGEPATALILTMTYLQHHAIARSHSRWPPHLRERVLREAVDRGALINALRVEPALGSPARGGLPATVARREGSGWKIDGHKLYTTGIEGLSWLAVWARTDETAPRTGVFLVPRDAPGVRVIASWDHLGLRASGSHEVVFENVAVDLGHAVDLRAPADWAPDAGSQTDIDAHATQQAWMTVLLASLYDAVAQAARDWLVNFLNQRAPGSLGAPLASLPRVQEHVGEITALLRTNRVLLDDATRAVDEGRAQPAAESGLVKYTVTNNAIRAVELALQLSGNHGLTRQNPLERHYRDVLCSRIHTPQNDAILIAAGVRALLNPGAAA from the coding sequence ATGAGTGCACTCCCCTTGCGCCGCCCGCCGGCCACGAAAGAACATCCCGCCCCTGCCGCCGTCGATGCCGTCGACGTAGCCCTGCTCGCGCGGCTGTCGGCGCAGTTCGCCGCCACCGCGGCCGACCACGACCGCAGCGCCGCCTTTCCGCGGCCGAACTTCGAGGCGCTGCAATCGCACGGCCTCGTCGGCCTGGTGGCACCCGCGGCGTACGGCGGCCAGGGCGCCACGCTGGCCACGGCGCGGCGCGTGATCGCGGCGGTGGCACGCGGCGAGCCGGCCACCGCGCTGATCCTCACGATGACCTACCTGCAGCACCACGCCATCGCACGCAGCCACAGCCGCTGGCCGCCGCACCTGCGCGAACGCGTGCTGCGCGAGGCGGTGGACCGCGGTGCGCTCATCAACGCGCTGCGCGTGGAGCCCGCGCTGGGCTCGCCCGCGCGTGGCGGTTTGCCGGCCACGGTCGCTCGCCGCGAAGGCAGCGGCTGGAAGATCGACGGGCACAAGCTCTACACCACCGGCATCGAAGGCCTCTCTTGGCTCGCCGTGTGGGCGCGCACCGACGAGACCGCACCGCGCACCGGCGTGTTCCTGGTGCCGCGCGACGCGCCCGGCGTGCGCGTGATCGCGAGCTGGGACCACCTGGGCCTGCGCGCGTCGGGCAGCCACGAGGTGGTGTTCGAGAACGTGGCGGTCGACCTCGGCCATGCCGTGGACCTGCGTGCGCCGGCCGACTGGGCGCCCGACGCCGGCAGCCAGACCGACATCGACGCCCATGCCACGCAGCAGGCCTGGATGACGGTGCTGCTCGCGAGCCTCTATGACGCGGTGGCACAGGCCGCGCGCGACTGGCTCGTGAACTTCCTGAACCAGCGTGCGCCCGGCAGCCTGGGCGCGCCGCTCGCGAGCCTGCCGCGCGTGCAGGAGCATGTGGGCGAAATCACCGCGCTGCTGCGCACCAACCGCGTCTTGCTCGACGATGCCACCCGCGCCGTGGACGAAGGCCGCGCACAGCCCGCCGCCGAGAGCGGCCTCGTCAAGTACACCGTGACGAACAACGCGATACGCGCCGTCGAGCTCGCGCTCCAGCTGAGCGGCAACCATGGCCTCACGCGGCAGAACCCGCTGGAGCGGCACTACCGCGACGTGCTGTGCAGCCGCATCCACACGCCGCAGAACGACGCAATCCTCATTGCCGCAGGCGTGCGTGCCTTGCTGAACCCTGGAGCCGCCGCATGA
- a CDS encoding cysteine dioxygenase, with translation MSAAPGIAPLREFVGAFGRLLDAAPDEPRILHEGGALLRALVARDDWLPDAFAQPDPVHYRQFLLHADSTERFSVVSFVWGPGQATPVHDHTVWGLIGMLRGAEYSQGYALGPDGHARPEGPVVRLDAGRVEAVSPRVGDLHRVHNAHADRVSISIHVYGANIGAVRRHTYPAEGGRKPFVSGYSNTLLPNLWDRSAELRPTTAA, from the coding sequence GTGAGCGCGGCACCCGGCATTGCGCCGCTGCGCGAATTCGTGGGCGCGTTCGGCCGCCTGCTCGACGCTGCGCCCGACGAGCCCCGCATCCTTCATGAAGGCGGGGCCCTGCTGCGGGCGCTGGTCGCACGCGACGACTGGCTGCCCGATGCCTTCGCCCAACCCGACCCGGTGCACTACCGGCAGTTCCTGCTGCACGCCGACAGCACCGAACGCTTCTCGGTCGTGAGCTTTGTGTGGGGGCCGGGCCAGGCCACGCCGGTGCACGACCACACGGTGTGGGGCCTGATCGGCATGCTGCGCGGCGCCGAATACAGCCAGGGCTACGCGCTGGGGCCCGATGGCCATGCCCGCCCCGAGGGCCCGGTCGTGCGGCTGGATGCGGGGCGCGTCGAGGCCGTGTCGCCCCGCGTCGGCGACCTGCACCGCGTGCACAACGCGCACGCCGACCGCGTGTCGATCAGCATCCACGTGTACGGCGCCAACATCGGCGCCGTGCGGCGTCATACTTACCCGGCCGAGGGCGGACGCAAGCCCTTTGTCTCGGGTTACTCCAACACGCTTCTTCCCAATCTGTGGGACCGCTCCGCCGAACTCAGACCGACGACCGCCGCATGA